GAACTCGAACCGGGCAAGCGGCTTGTCGCGCTGAAGAACCTTTCGCTGGCCGAAGAATACCTGGCCGACCATTTTCCAGGCTTTCCCGTGATGCCGGGCGTGTTTATGCTCGAAGCCATGACTCAGGCTGCGGCTTGGCTCATTCGAGGCTCCGAAGATTTCGCCCATAGC
The sequence above is a segment of the Planctomycetia bacterium genome. Coding sequences within it:
- a CDS encoding beta-hydroxyacyl-ACP dehydratase: MRFTLLDKITELEPGKRLVALKNLSLAEEYLADHFPGFPVMPGVFMLEAMTQAAAWLIRGSEDFAHSMVTLKEARNVKYASFVEPGQTLVVTVEMLGQDERTVKFK